GGGAGGGGGCGGCGGGGGCGGCCTGGGCCACCGCCACCGGGATCGCGGTCACCAGTAGGGCGGTGGTGGCCGCGAGGGCGGCCATGCTCACGCGGGCATGCGTGCGGCGAGACATGCGGGACTCCTTTACCGACCGTCGCGGGGTCACGAGCGGTGGAGAGAATCTGGCCGCGGTTGCGGCGCAGCGGGGGCCCCTGCCGCCGGTTCGCGGCGCGGGGTGCGGTGCACGTACGCGGTACCGGGCACGTGGGGTACGCGTGCCGGGCTGCGGCCGCCGGAGTCCTGGGGAGGGTTCCACCGGCGGGGGTTGGGGCTACCTGTCGCTCCGCAGCCGGGGGAATCCTGGCAGCAAACACCTCGTGAATGACAGATGCATGCCACGGATTGACTGATTAATGACCGCGCCCCGGTCCGGTCAACGGCCGCCCATGGTCCGGTAGATGGGACGCATTCGAGAAGGTCCATGCCAAACATCGCCGTGCGGCGTCGATTTTCGGCCAACGCGGGACGGGGCCCCACCCGGAGGTGAGGCCCCTGTTACCGCTGGGAAACCATCAGTTCTGGACGAACACCGCCACCGTCCGGCCCGGCACCGTGAAGGTCCCCGAGGCCGGGTCGAAAGCTGCCCGCTTGACCACCGGGTCACTGCCCCCCGCCTGTACCCCGTGCAGCTGCTGCCGGCTGCCGCGCAGGCCCGCCACGGTCTGGGTCTGCGCGGTCGGGGTGGCGTTGAAGACCACCGTGAGGCCCTTCTCGGCGCCCTTCAGCCCGGTGCCGTCCAGGTGCATGGTGATCACGCCCGGGTTCTCCCCGGCGGTGCCGGACAGCGGGAAGGACAGCCGGCGCTGCACCTCCGCCGAGGTGGGCAGCGCGAACAGCGGCGAGGACCGGCGGATCTTCAGGAACTGCTGGTAGATCGCGGTGGAACCGGCCGTCGCGTTGCAGTCCGCCCGCAGCGCCGGATCGGCCAGCAGCTGCTTGGCGCGGTCCCACATCTCCTTGTTGTCGGCCGCCATCGGCAGGCCCCGGCCCCAGCCGTTGCCCTGCCGGCAGTCCCAGGAGATCGCGTTGAACCAGTCGCCGGAGTCGAAGGAGTTGGCGTCCAGCGACTTGGAGCGCAGCAGGTCGCTGCCGGCCTGGGCGAAGCCCGGGCCCTGGCTCAGCGCGGTCAGCGACAGGCCCAGCGCCTGCATCCGGGCCCGGTCGGCGGGCGAGGTGCCCTGCGGGAGCTTGAACGCCAGCGCGTCGTACAGGTCCGCGTTGTCGTGCGCGTCCAGGTACTCGACGGCCTCGCCGGGGTTGGCCGCGTAGCCGGTCGGCGCGCCGTTGTAGTCCACGCCGGCGCCGGTGACGGCCTTCCCGGCGGTGTCGGTGAACCGGTATCCGGCCAGGTTGCCGGTCAGGCCGACCTTGATCTGGTCCATCTGGTGCAGCAGCCGGGCCTGCTGCTCGGCCGGGGTGCCGTTGTCCGCCGAGCCGTTCGGGTCGGTGAACAGGCCGGAGGCGAAGCCCTGCTGCGCGGCCGAGGAGAGCTGGTAGTTGCCGCCGCGGCCGGCGTCCCGCATCCGGTCGTTGAAGGTGGCGATGCCGGTGCCGGCCATGTTGGCCTGGGTGGCCTGGACGAACCGGGCGTCGTTGGCGACGGTGCCGAAGTTCCAGCCCTCGCCGTACAGGAAGACGTTCTTCCCGTCGACGCCGTCCTTCTGCGGGGTCAGCCCGCGCAGCGCCGCCTGCACGTCCAGCATGGTCGACTTCGGGTCCAGGCCCATCAGGTCGAACCGGAAGCCGTCCACCCGGTACTGCTTGGCCCAGCCCACCACCGAGTCGACGACCAGCTTGTTCATCATGGCGTGCTCGGGCGCGGTGTCGGCGCAGCAGGAGTCGGTGGTGACCTTGCCGCTGTCGCTCAGCCGCTGGTAGTAGCCGGGGACGACCTTGTCCAGCACCGACCTGTCGTCCTGCCCGGCCGCCGCGGTGTGGTTGTAGACCACGTCCAGCACCACCCGCAGGCCCGCCTCGTGCATCGCCTGCACCATCTCGCGGAACTGCACGGTGCGCGCCGTCCCGTTCGGGTCGGTGGCGTAGGACCCCTCGGGCACGTTGTAGTGCAGCGGGTCGTAGCCCCAGTTGTAGGCGTCGTCGGCCTGCACCGCGGCCACGCACTCCTGCTGCTTGTCCGAGTCGGCGGGCAGCGCGGCCAGGTCGCAGGCCGGGAGCTTCTGCTCGGCCCGGTTCTCCCGGATGGTGGCGATGTCGAAGGTCGGCAGCAGGTGAACGGTCGTCACCCCGGCCGCGGCGAGCTCCTTCAGGTGCTGCATGCCCGCGGACGTCGACCGGGTGAACGCCAGGTAGGTGCCCCGCTCGTCGGCCGGCACGGTGGCGTCGGCGGCCGAGAAGTCCCGCACGTGCAGTTCCTGGATCTGCTGCTTCACCGCCGGGACGGGCTCCGGGCTGCGGTGCCGGTCCCAGCCCTCGGGCTTGGTGGCCGCCGAGGACAGGTCGGCGACCAGGCTGCGCTTCGAATCCGTCGACAGCGCGGTCGAGTACGGGTCGGTGACGGTGTTCACCACGTTCCGCCCGACGCTCGGCGCCCACACCTTCACCTGGTACAGGTAGTACGTGCCGTCCAGCTCGTCGGCGTCCCTGGTCAGCGACCAGACCCCCGACGCCGCGTCGCGCTTCAGCGGGACGGTCCTGGCCGTGCCGCCGGTGGCCTTGTCGAACAGCTGCACCGACACGTCGGTCGCGGTCGGCGCCCACAGCGAGAGCGTCACCTTGCGCTCGTCGCGGCCGAACCAGCCGTGGCCCTTCTGCACCGAGTACACCGGGCCGAGCTGGGCGGAGGCCGCCTTCGCCGCGTACAGGTCGTCCAGCACGCCGGGGGTCTGCACGCCGGTGGCGGCCAGCGCCGCGCCGTTCGGCAGGTGCTCGGTGAACAGCAGTTGGCCGCGCAGCGCGTCGGTGGTCCGGCCGGCGTCGCGCGGGTCGACGGTGAACGCCCGGTACCCGGCCAGGTGCGGGAACTTCGCCTTCTGGGCGTCGGTGAGGCCGGCGGCCGGGTTCAGCCTGATCCAGTGGCCGGGCCCGGAGAGCACGCCCCGGTCGACGCTCAGCCCGCCCGCCGGGTCGTAGACCAGCTGGGCGCTGGTGCCGCCCTTCAACTGGGCGTCCGCCGCACCGTAGTTCGCGGGCACCACCACGGTCCTCGCGTCGATCCACTGGGCCTTCGCCGAGCCCGGGTCGAGCTGCGAGGAGGTGCCGGCGCTCTGCGGCAGCAGGTGGCCCTCCTGCCCGCCGATGATCCAGACCTCCCGGCCGGAGGTGGCGAAGTCCAGCGACTGGTCCTGCGGCAGGTCCTTGTCGCCGCCGTTGTGGATGATGTAGCTGAGGCTGGTCGCGCCCTCGGCCAGCGGCACCTCGAAGACCGCGCCGAACGCGTCCTGCCGGGCCGGCACCAGCGGGCTGCCCCAGTCGGTCGGGGTGGCCGCGCCGGTCCAGTCGTGCAGGCCCCAGCCGGTGTAGTTCCCGTCGGCCCGCCGGTAGTGGATGACCGCCTTGCCCTCGGGCACCGGCTGCGCCCCGTCCGGGTTCGCGGTGCGGACGGTGGCGTCGCCCTGCTTGATCCACACCTCGCCGGTGGCGGAGACGTCGACGTGCCGGTCCTGGTCGACGTCCTTGGCGCCGTCCTTCTCCACCACGAACCCGACGTCGGACGCCCCGCCCTTGAGCTTCACGTACGCGAACGCCCCGTACGCGTCCCGCCCGACGAAGCCGTGCCCGGCCGGCCAGGTGGTCGCCTCGCCGTCGGCGAGGTCGCCCCAGGCGTACAGGTTCCAGCCGTCGTAGTCGCCGTCCTGGCGCTGGTAGTGCACCACCGCGTACTCGCGGGTCACCGCGCTGGGCACCGGCGCGGGCGGCTGCTGCCCGGTGGTGAACTGCCCGGTGGCGGAGGCCAGTCGGCCGGCCGAGTCCTGGACCACGGCCTTGAACCGGACCACGGTGCCGGGCGCGACGCCGGCCAGGTCCTGCGTCACCTTGTACACGCCGTTGTCGGCGGTGCCGAGCGTCTGCCAGGCACCGTTGCCGACCTGCGCGGCGAAGGTCACCCGGTCGAAACCGCCGCCGGGGACGCTCGCGCCCAGCGTGACGGTGCCGTACGCGCCGTCGGCCGGGGCGTTCACCGTGATCGACGGCCCGGCCGCCGGCCCGGCCAGCCTGTGCTTCGCCTTCAGCACCACCGAGGACATCGCCGGGACGGTGACCGTCACCCTGCGGTCCGCGCCGCTGGTGAGCTTCCCGCCGATGCCGTACAGGCCGGTGAAGTCCATGCCCGCCGAGAAGGTTTCCAGCGCGACGGTCTTCGGCTCGGCCGCGTTGTTCACCGCCGCCAGGTACTCGACCTGCTCCTTGGCGTCGATCCGGGAGAACGCGTACACGCCCGGCCCGTCCGCCGCGTACCGCTCGACCTGGGCGCCGTCCGCCAGCGCCGGGTTGTCCTTGCGCAGCTTCGCCAGGCCCGCGATGCCCCGGTAGAGCGCCCCGTCCTCGCCGTAGCGGTCCTTCGAGCCGGGGGCGCCGCCGATCACGGTGTCGGTGTTGTAGGAGGGGGTCTTCGAGGCGAACATGTCCTGCCGGGCGTCCTTGTCGCCGCCCGCGCCGGTGAAGCCCTGCTCGTCGCCGTAGTAGACCACCGGCTGGCCGCGGGTCAGGAACTGCAGCTCGTTGGCGAGCCGGTCCTTGGCCAGCAGCGCGTCGTTCGAGGCCCCGGGGTCGTCGCTCCGCAGGAAGGAGCCGAACCGGCCCATGTCGTGGTTGCCGAGGAAGGTCGGCAGTTCGTAGGCGTCGGTGTCGGCCGTGGTGTAGCGGTAGTCCTGCGCGTACAGCGCGCTGAGCGCCTTGGCCGAGCCGTTCTGCGAGACGTACGCGCGGGCCGCCTCCTGGAAGGCGAAGTCCAGGGTGGCCTGGAGCTTGCCCCGCGTGACGTACGGGGAGGTGACCGCCGGGTCGCCCGAGTACACCTCGCCGAACATGAAGAACTTCTTGTTGCCCTGCTTGGCCGCGAACTGCTTGAGCGCGGGCGCCCACTGCTCCCAGAACGCCAGGTTGACGTGCTTGACGGTGTCGATCCGGAAGCCGTCGACGCCGGTCTCGGCGACCCACTGCTGGTAGATCCTCTCCATCCCCGCGACGACCTTCGGGTTCTGGGTGTCCAGGTCGTCCAGGCCGGAGAAGTCGCCCTCGGTGGCGGACTCGCCGACGAAGGTCGAGTCGCCCCGGTTGTGGTAGAGCGAGGGGTCGTTCAGCCAGGACGGGGTCTTGGCGGTGGCGGCCGCCCCGGTCGGCAGCACCGGGGTGTAGGGGAAGGAGTCCTTGGTGGTGTTCGGCCACTGGGCCCGGGCGTCGGCGATCGCGGTCTCGTCGACCGGCCTGCCGTCCGCGTCGAGGGTCGGGTAGGCGCCCTCGGAGCGGTAGTCGTGGGTCTGCTCCGCGTAGTCGATGACGTCCGCGGTGTGGTTGGTGATGACGTCGAAGAAGACCTTGATGCCGCGCTTGTGCGCCTTGTCGATCAGCTCCTTGAGCTGGGCGTTGGTGCCGAAGTGCGGGTCGACCTGGGTGAAGTCGGTGATCCAGTAGCCGTGGTAGCCGGCCGAGGCGTCCGCGCCCTCGCCCTGCACCGGCCGGTTCTTGAAGATCGGCGCCATCCAGATCGCGGTGGTGCCCAGGTCCTGGATGTAGTCGAGCCGGTCGATCAGGCCCTTGAGGTCGCCGCCGTGGTAGAAGCCCTTGTCGGCGGGGTCGAGGCCGTTGTCCAGCCGGCCGCCGGTGATGCCGCCGGTGTCGTTGCCGGTGCTGCCGTTGGCGAAGCGGTCCGGCAGCACGAAGTAGAACTGCTCGCGGGTCAGGTTGTGCCGGGCGGCGGTGGCCGCCAGGTCCCGGTCGGACGGCGGGGCGGCGGGCTTGGCGGGCGCGGCCGCGGCCAGCGGGGCGGCGCCCAGGGTGGCGGCGATCAGCGAGGCCGCCAGCAGGACGGCGGTCCGGGCGGGGCGGCGGTGGGGGGTGGTGCGGCGCTGGGGGCGGTACGGGGCGTCGGCCACGGCAGGGCTCTCCCTCGGGGGCGCTCGGGCAAGGGGTGGGTGGCGTGGAACCTAGCGCCCTGCAAGATGTTTCAGCAAGATGCGAAAGCTGTTTCGTCCCGGAGTCGTACCGAGTCGTGACCTGAACCCCGCCCCCCGCCGCGCCCGGGCCGCACCGCCGCCCCCGGCTGCGTCCGTGCCCGAACCAGACCCCGGTTCGACCCCTCGTAACCCGCGCGTCACAATGGACGGCATGCGCCTCGACAACCGATCGACCCCTACCCCCGTAGGGGGACAGTCGGTGAAGAATCCCCGACCAGAGGATGAGCGAGCGGCTACAGCCGGTCTGGCAGACTTCTCGTCCATGGGGGAACCGACCGAGATCCACACAGCCGGCACCGAACGTGCCGACCGGACCACGCACGGCGGTTCCGACCCGGGCGCGGCCCACACCGCCCGTACGCCCGGCGGAGCCACCCGCGTCGCCCAGTCGCCGACCGCCGCCGTCCGCAACCGCCTGCGCGAGCAGCGCCGCACACCGCGCCGTCCGCGCCTGCTCTTCGAACTCGCCCTGATCGGCCTCAGTTACTGGCTGTACTCGCTGGTCCGCAACGCCGTCCCCGAGCAGGCCGAGATCGCCCAGAAGCACGCCACCTGGGTCTGGCACCTGGAGCACACCCTCGGCATCGCCGTCGAGCGCTCCGTCAACCACGGCGTGAACTCGGTGACCTGGCTCATCGTCGGGATGAACTACTACTACGCCACCCTGCACTTCATCGTCACCATCGGCGTGCTGGTCTGGCTCTACCGCTCCCACCCCGGCCGCTACGCGGCCTCCCGGACGGTGCTGTTCGTCACCACCGGCATCGCGCTGGTCGGCTTCTACTGCTTCCCGCTGGCCCCGCCCCGGCTGATGGCCGGCGGCGGCTTCGTCGACACCGTCAGCGTCCACCACACCTGGGGCTCGCTGGCCTCCGGCGCCGGGGCGACGGTCTCCAACCAGTTCGCCGCGATGCCCTCCATGCACATCGGCTGGTCCACCTGGTGCGGCCTGACCATCTTCTTCCTGGCCCGCCGCACCTGGGTCCGCGCCCTCGGCCTGGCCTACCCCGTGGTCACCCTCAGCGTGATCGTCTCCACCGCCAACCACTTCTGGCTGGACGCGGTCGGCGGCCTGGTCTGCCTGGCCGTCGGCTTCCTGGCGGCCCGCCTGGTCTACCACACCTGGGTCTACCGCCTCCCCCGCCGCACCGGCGGGCCGGCCGACCGGGAACTGACCGTCCCCGTCCAGTGGGACACCAAGGTCGACGCGTAGCACCGCGCCCCCGCCCGGGAGACCCGGGACCGGGGGCGCAGGCGCAGGCGCGGGCAACCGCGCGGGGCCCCGGACCGGGCGCCCTACTCCCCGCCGTAGAACAGCCGCTCCACCACCCGGCGGGCCCGCCGCGTCGTCCGCCGGTACTCGTCCACCAGCTCCCCCGAGTGCCCCACCCCGTAGCCGAGGTAGCGGGCCACGCCCGCCAGCTCCCGGGCGTCCCCGGGGAAGCTGTCCCCGGCCCGGCCGCGCACCAGCACGACCGCGGCCCGGACCCGGGAGGCCAGCACCCAGGCGGCGTCCAGCACCTGCGCGTCCTCCCGGTCGACCAGGCCCGCCCCGGCCGCGGCGGCAAGCGCCGCCCTAGTCCGGGTGGTGCGCAGCTCCGGCACCGCGTGGCCGTGCCGGAGCTGGAGCAGCTGCACCGTCCACTCGACGTCCGCCAGCCCGCCGCGGCCGATCTTGGTGTGGGTGGTGGGGTCGGCGCCGCGCGGCAGCCGCTCGGTCTCGATCCGGGCCTTGATCCGGCGGATC
This is a stretch of genomic DNA from Kitasatospora fiedleri. It encodes these proteins:
- the pulA gene encoding pullulanase-type alpha-1,6-glucosidase — its product is MADAPYRPQRRTTPHRRPARTAVLLAASLIAATLGAAPLAAAAPAKPAAPPSDRDLAATAARHNLTREQFYFVLPDRFANGSTGNDTGGITGGRLDNGLDPADKGFYHGGDLKGLIDRLDYIQDLGTTAIWMAPIFKNRPVQGEGADASAGYHGYWITDFTQVDPHFGTNAQLKELIDKAHKRGIKVFFDVITNHTADVIDYAEQTHDYRSEGAYPTLDADGRPVDETAIADARAQWPNTTKDSFPYTPVLPTGAAATAKTPSWLNDPSLYHNRGDSTFVGESATEGDFSGLDDLDTQNPKVVAGMERIYQQWVAETGVDGFRIDTVKHVNLAFWEQWAPALKQFAAKQGNKKFFMFGEVYSGDPAVTSPYVTRGKLQATLDFAFQEAARAYVSQNGSAKALSALYAQDYRYTTADTDAYELPTFLGNHDMGRFGSFLRSDDPGASNDALLAKDRLANELQFLTRGQPVVYYGDEQGFTGAGGDKDARQDMFASKTPSYNTDTVIGGAPGSKDRYGEDGALYRGIAGLAKLRKDNPALADGAQVERYAADGPGVYAFSRIDAKEQVEYLAAVNNAAEPKTVALETFSAGMDFTGLYGIGGKLTSGADRRVTVTVPAMSSVVLKAKHRLAGPAAGPSITVNAPADGAYGTVTLGASVPGGGFDRVTFAAQVGNGAWQTLGTADNGVYKVTQDLAGVAPGTVVRFKAVVQDSAGRLASATGQFTTGQQPPAPVPSAVTREYAVVHYQRQDGDYDGWNLYAWGDLADGEATTWPAGHGFVGRDAYGAFAYVKLKGGASDVGFVVEKDGAKDVDQDRHVDVSATGEVWIKQGDATVRTANPDGAQPVPEGKAVIHYRRADGNYTGWGLHDWTGAATPTDWGSPLVPARQDAFGAVFEVPLAEGATSLSYIIHNGGDKDLPQDQSLDFATSGREVWIIGGQEGHLLPQSAGTSSQLDPGSAKAQWIDARTVVVPANYGAADAQLKGGTSAQLVYDPAGGLSVDRGVLSGPGHWIRLNPAAGLTDAQKAKFPHLAGYRAFTVDPRDAGRTTDALRGQLLFTEHLPNGAALAATGVQTPGVLDDLYAAKAASAQLGPVYSVQKGHGWFGRDERKVTLSLWAPTATDVSVQLFDKATGGTARTVPLKRDAASGVWSLTRDADELDGTYYLYQVKVWAPSVGRNVVNTVTDPYSTALSTDSKRSLVADLSSAATKPEGWDRHRSPEPVPAVKQQIQELHVRDFSAADATVPADERGTYLAFTRSTSAGMQHLKELAAAGVTTVHLLPTFDIATIRENRAEQKLPACDLAALPADSDKQQECVAAVQADDAYNWGYDPLHYNVPEGSYATDPNGTARTVQFREMVQAMHEAGLRVVLDVVYNHTAAAGQDDRSVLDKVVPGYYQRLSDSGKVTTDSCCADTAPEHAMMNKLVVDSVVGWAKQYRVDGFRFDLMGLDPKSTMLDVQAALRGLTPQKDGVDGKNVFLYGEGWNFGTVANDARFVQATQANMAGTGIATFNDRMRDAGRGGNYQLSSAAQQGFASGLFTDPNGSADNGTPAEQQARLLHQMDQIKVGLTGNLAGYRFTDTAGKAVTGAGVDYNGAPTGYAANPGEAVEYLDAHDNADLYDALAFKLPQGTSPADRARMQALGLSLTALSQGPGFAQAGSDLLRSKSLDANSFDSGDWFNAISWDCRQGNGWGRGLPMAADNKEMWDRAKQLLADPALRADCNATAGSTAIYQQFLKIRRSSPLFALPTSAEVQRRLSFPLSGTAGENPGVITMHLDGTGLKGAEKGLTVVFNATPTAQTQTVAGLRGSRQQLHGVQAGGSDPVVKRAAFDPASGTFTVPGRTVAVFVQN
- a CDS encoding phosphatase PAP2 family protein is translated as MGEPTEIHTAGTERADRTTHGGSDPGAAHTARTPGGATRVAQSPTAAVRNRLREQRRTPRRPRLLFELALIGLSYWLYSLVRNAVPEQAEIAQKHATWVWHLEHTLGIAVERSVNHGVNSVTWLIVGMNYYYATLHFIVTIGVLVWLYRSHPGRYAASRTVLFVTTGIALVGFYCFPLAPPRLMAGGGFVDTVSVHHTWGSLASGAGATVSNQFAAMPSMHIGWSTWCGLTIFFLARRTWVRALGLAYPVVTLSVIVSTANHFWLDAVGGLVCLAVGFLAARLVYHTWVYRLPRRTGGPADRELTVPVQWDTKVDA